In Oenanthe melanoleuca isolate GR-GAL-2019-014 chromosome 9, OMel1.0, whole genome shotgun sequence, the following are encoded in one genomic region:
- the CHRNG gene encoding acetylcholine receptor subunit gamma, which yields MRGHGLLLVLCTLAGVGCRNQEEKLFQDLMSNYNRHLRPARGDEIIDVSLKLTLTNLISLNEREETLTTNVWIEMQWIDYRLSWDPEEYDNIQLLRVPSTMVWLPDVVLENNIDGTFEITLYTNVLVSPDGSIYWLPPAIYRSVCVIHVTYFPFDWQNCTMVFQSQTYSANEINLLLTVEDGQTVEWIFIDPEAFTENGEWAIKHRPARKIINSDHFTPDDIQYQQVIFYLIIQRKPLFYIINIIVPCVLISAMAVLVYFLPAKAGGQKCTVSINVLLAQTVFLFLIAQKVPETSQAVPLIGKYLTFLMVVTVVIVVNAVIVLNVSLRTPNTHSMSQRVRQVFLQILPPYLGMAMPEETPGPPQAIRRRSSLGLMVKADEYMLWKARTELLFEKQKERDGLMKTVLEKIGRGLESGSTQDFCQSLEEAGPDIRACVEACNYIANATREQNDFGSESEEWMMVGQVIDRVCFFIMASLFVCGTIGIFLVAHFNQAPALPFPGDPKQYLPE from the exons GTGTGGGCTGCAGGAACCAGGAGGAGAAGCTGTTCCAGGACCTCATGTCCAACTACAACCGACACCTGCGCCCGGCCCGGGGGGATGAGATCATCGATGTCTCCCTCAAGCTCACCCTCACCAACCTCATCTCTCTG AATGAACGGGAGGAGACCCTCACCACCAACGTCTGGATCGAGATG CAATGGATTGATTATCGCCTGAGCTGGGACCCTGAGGAGTACGACAACATCCAGCTGCTACGGGTGCCCTCCACCATGGTCTGGCTGCCAGATGTGGTCCTGGAGAACAA CATCGATGGGACGTTTGAAATCACCCTCTACACCAACGTGCTGGTGTCCCCTGATGGCAGCATCTACTGGCTGCCCCCTGCCATCTACCGCAGCGTCTGCGTCATCCACGTCACCTACTTCCCCTTCGACTGGCAGAACTGCACCATGGTCTTCCA GTCCCAGACGTACAGCGCCAATGAAATCAACCTGCTGCTGACAGTGGAGGATGGCCAGACCGTGGAGTGGATCTTCATCGACCCCGAGGCTTTCACAG AGAATGGCGAGTGGGCCATCAAGCACCGCCCCGCTCGGAAGATCATCAACTCAGACCACTTCACCCCAGATGACATCCAGTACCAGCAGGTCATCTTCTACCTCATCATCCAGCGCAAGCCACTCTTCTACATCATCAACATCATCGTGCCCTGTGTCCTCATCTCTGCCATGGCTGTGCTCGTCTACTTCCTGCCTGCCAAAG CGGGTGGGCAGAAATGCACCGTCTCCATCAATGTTCTCCTGGCCCAGACtgtcttcctcttcctcattgCCCAGAAGGTGCCCGAGAcctcccaggctgtgcctctTATTGGGAA ATACCTGACCTTCCTCATGGTGGTGACAGTGGTGATTGTGGTGAATGCTGTCATTGTCCTCAATGTCTCCCTGAGAACGCCCAACACTCACTCCATGTCCCAGAGAGTGCGCCAG GTGTTCCTGCAAATCCTGCCCCCCTACCTGGGCATGGCCATGCCAGAGGAGACCCCAGGGCCTCCACAAGCCATCCGCAGACGCAGCTCCCTGGGGCTTATGGTGAAAGCTGATGAGTACATGCTCTGGAAAGCCAGGACTGAGCTGCTCTttgagaagcagaaggaaagagatGGGCTGATGAAAACCGTGCTGGAGAAGATTG GACGTGGTCTGGAGAGTGGCAGTACCCAGGACTTCTGCCAGAGCCTGGAGGAGGCAGGTCCTGACATCCGTGCCTGTGTGGAAGCCTGCAACTACATCGCCAATGCCACACGGGAGCAGAACGACTTCGGCAGC GAGAGCGAAGAGTGGATGATGGTGGGACAGGTGATCGACCGTGTCTGCTTCTTCATCATGGCCTCTCTCTTTGTCTGTGGCACCATTGGAATCTTCCTTGTGGCTCACTTCAACCAggcacctgccctgcccttcccaggggACCCCAAGCAGTACCTGCCAGAGTGA